A stretch of the Bradyrhizobium arachidis genome encodes the following:
- a CDS encoding AMP-binding protein yields MSDPLHASQPTCAQTLRALSRYPGRTAFSWPGGSMTYQGAIDLIGRIQGVFMRLGLQPGARVAFLTANRADTWCAGNAAQLARLCITWLHPLGSLEDQLFQLEDSEAEVLVVDASAFRDRGGELAAKAGRLKAVFTMGPAGYGVDLLAAIENAGHASAQCLAGLDDLSTLNYTGGTTGKSKGALRYHRENAGAAAAILADFEIPDAARYLTVAPISHVAGTKVLPTLMRGGTVHMLKGFDPEAVLATIARERINFTLFVPTMIYVLLDQPSLGKTDLSSLELVLYGASAMSPSRLVEGIERIGPVFSQLYGQTECYPVSVLRKSDHDPKTPELFLSCGFPIAACEVKILDDDDQEVKTGDAGEICVRAPHVMAEYWKRPDITAETLKNGWVHTGDIARKDERGYMFILDRKKDMIVSGGFNIFPREVEDVLSQHADVAMVAVVGIPDDKWGEAVTAIVVPRDGANPNADELINLVKSKKGSAHAPKQIQFVKQLPMTGVGKVDKKVLRASFWSGRDRMVG; encoded by the coding sequence ATGTCCGATCCGCTCCACGCATCTCAACCGACTTGTGCGCAGACGCTACGCGCGCTGTCGCGCTACCCCGGCCGCACAGCGTTCAGTTGGCCCGGCGGTTCGATGACCTACCAGGGCGCCATCGACCTGATCGGACGGATCCAGGGCGTGTTCATGCGGCTTGGACTTCAGCCCGGCGCGCGCGTCGCGTTCCTCACCGCCAATCGCGCCGACACCTGGTGCGCCGGCAATGCCGCGCAATTGGCGCGCCTCTGCATCACCTGGCTGCATCCGCTGGGATCGCTGGAAGACCAGCTCTTCCAGCTCGAGGATTCCGAGGCCGAAGTGCTGGTGGTCGATGCGAGCGCCTTCCGCGATCGCGGCGGCGAGCTCGCTGCGAAGGCGGGCCGGCTGAAAGCGGTGTTCACCATGGGGCCAGCCGGCTACGGCGTCGATCTGCTGGCGGCGATCGAGAACGCGGGACACGCCAGCGCGCAGTGCCTCGCTGGCCTCGACGATCTCTCCACGCTGAACTACACCGGCGGCACCACCGGCAAATCCAAGGGCGCGTTGCGCTATCACCGCGAAAATGCTGGAGCCGCCGCCGCGATCCTCGCCGATTTCGAGATTCCCGACGCCGCGCGCTATCTCACGGTCGCGCCGATCAGCCATGTCGCGGGCACGAAGGTGCTGCCGACCCTGATGCGCGGCGGCACCGTGCACATGCTGAAAGGTTTTGATCCCGAGGCGGTGCTTGCGACGATCGCGCGCGAGCGCATCAACTTCACCCTGTTCGTACCGACCATGATCTATGTGCTGCTCGATCAGCCCTCGCTCGGCAAGACCGACCTGTCCTCGCTCGAGCTCGTGCTCTATGGCGCATCCGCGATGTCGCCAAGCCGGCTGGTCGAGGGCATCGAGCGCATCGGCCCGGTGTTCTCGCAGCTCTACGGCCAGACCGAATGCTATCCGGTCTCGGTGCTGCGCAAGTCGGATCACGATCCCAAGACGCCGGAGCTGTTCTTGTCGTGCGGCTTCCCGATCGCGGCGTGCGAGGTGAAAATCCTCGACGACGACGACCAGGAGGTGAAGACGGGCGATGCCGGCGAAATCTGCGTGCGCGCCCCGCATGTGATGGCCGAGTACTGGAAGCGTCCGGACATCACCGCGGAGACGCTGAAAAACGGCTGGGTGCACACCGGCGACATCGCGCGCAAGGACGAGCGCGGCTACATGTTCATCCTCGACCGCAAGAAGGACATGATCGTCTCGGGCGGCTTCAACATCTTTCCGCGCGAGGTCGAGGACGTGCTGTCGCAGCACGCCGACGTCGCGATGGTTGCGGTCGTCGGCATACCCGACGACAAGTGGGGCGAAGCGGTCACCGCGATCGTCGTGCCGCGTGACGGCGCGAACCCCAATGCGGACGAGCTGATCAACCTCGTGAAGTCGAAGAAGGGATCGGCGCATGCGCCGAAGCAGATCCAGTTCGTCAAGCAGTTGCCGATGACCGGCGTCGGCAAGGTCGACAAGAAGGTGCTGCGCGCGAGCTTCTGGAGCGGGCGAGACCGGATGGTGGGGTAA
- a CDS encoding thioesterase family protein, producing the protein MPPIFRVDGNSVVTSPDAAGPWDPRMQHGSAPASLVVWAAERIPTQVAMDIARVTIDLMRPVPVAPLTIATEVLREGRKIQLCGIKLLADGVVVVGATVLKIKRQALMLPDDVKELPVTLPSPEESLVEDGHAATSPFVRSVSMRAARGRFGQAGAGAIWFRVDHPLIEGSAVSQAMRAVVAADFSNGTASTLDFRAWTYINADLTVSFARQPVGEWILLDGDSWIGPDGAGLAMSRLADRQGYFGRAVQSLVIEKR; encoded by the coding sequence ATGCCCCCCATCTTCCGTGTCGACGGCAACAGCGTCGTCACCAGCCCCGACGCCGCGGGTCCCTGGGATCCGCGGATGCAGCACGGTTCGGCGCCGGCTTCGCTCGTGGTGTGGGCGGCCGAGCGGATTCCGACGCAGGTCGCGATGGACATCGCGCGCGTCACCATTGATTTGATGCGTCCGGTGCCCGTGGCGCCGCTCACGATTGCGACCGAGGTGCTGCGCGAGGGCCGAAAAATCCAGCTTTGCGGCATCAAGCTTTTGGCCGACGGTGTCGTGGTGGTCGGGGCCACGGTGCTGAAGATCAAGCGGCAGGCGCTCATGCTCCCCGACGACGTCAAGGAGCTGCCGGTGACCCTGCCGTCGCCGGAAGAGTCGCTGGTCGAGGATGGCCACGCCGCCACCAGCCCGTTCGTGCGCTCGGTGTCGATGCGCGCCGCCCGCGGCCGCTTCGGCCAGGCTGGCGCCGGCGCGATCTGGTTCCGCGTCGATCATCCGCTGATCGAGGGATCGGCGGTCTCGCAGGCGATGCGCGCCGTGGTCGCGGCGGATTTTTCCAACGGCACCGCGTCGACGCTGGATTTTCGCGCTTGGACCTACATCAATGCCGACCTCACGGTGAGCTTTGCGCGGCAGCCGGTCGGCGAATGGATTTTGCTCGATGGCGACTCCTGGATCGGCCCTGATGGCGCGGGACTCGCGATGTCGCGGCTTGCCGACAGGCAAGGCTATTTCGGTCGGGCAGTGCAGAGTCTGGTGATTGAGAAGCGGTGA